The genomic window CTCGAAGGCATCGCGCGTTGGCAACAACACTCAGGAGACAAGTTATGACCCAAGTTCTTCAGCCCGCCCACTGGGCCCGTCCGCGCGGATACGCGAATGGCGTGATGGCGCGAGGTCAAATGGTTTTTGTGGCGGGAATGATTGGCTGGGATGCCCAATGTGAGTTCCACACTGACGATCTGGCAGGTCAAGTCCGCCAGGCGCTGCGCAATATTGTGGAAGTTTTGAACGAGGCGGGCGCAAAGCCCGAACACATCACGCGGATGACGTGGTATGTCACGGACAAGCGTGAATATGTAGCTGCTTACCCTGAGATTGGCAAAGCATTCCGCGAGATCATCGGCAGCTTCAACGCCGCCATGACGGCAGTCCAGGTGCAAGCCTTGGTGGAAGACCGCGCCAAAGTTGAGATTGAAGTGACGGCGGTGATTCCTGATTGACCCCCCGCCGCCCCCGGTGTCGTCAGTTCAGCAGGAAGCTGTCTGCGTGGGCTTCG from Rhodoferax potami includes these protein-coding regions:
- a CDS encoding RidA family protein; this translates as MTQVLQPAHWARPRGYANGVMARGQMVFVAGMIGWDAQCEFHTDDLAGQVRQALRNIVEVLNEAGAKPEHITRMTWYVTDKREYVAAYPEIGKAFREIIGSFNAAMTAVQVQALVEDRAKVEIEVTAVIPD